In Arachis stenosperma cultivar V10309 chromosome 1, arast.V10309.gnm1.PFL2, whole genome shotgun sequence, one DNA window encodes the following:
- the LOC130983329 gene encoding uncharacterized protein LOC130983329 — MEHTLQQFTFFIVTKGVKPGIYASFDEANKQIINYPEPEYQAFNSYILALHAYEARMETLRADREALAEILAETGTVDSPPGTPQTVSTADGCVTTVVCGAPMIRADESASHNFTVKNNVELWLMMYCYNTVIPTSCFFCEEKFHRQQGTLYAFNLVIPGNPFGLDVRAKGRYSFVEEVARDDAAFRMLWVLLQKMGKKIRDFNYLRARDLQRQNTKLQEQVMMLEEKIQKLEWDYENSVYNVTP, encoded by the exons ATGGAGCATACATTGCAACAATTCACGTTCTTCATCGTCACCAAGGGAGTTAAGCCTGGAATATATGCATCGTTCGACGAAGCCAATAAGCAGATCATCAACTATCCGGAACCGGAATACCAGGCCTTCAACAGTTACATTCTCGCACTGCATGCCTACGAGGCTAGGATGGAAACGCTACGGGCGGACAGAGAAGCTCTTGCAGAAATCTTGGCTGAGACGGGCACAGTGGACTCTCCTCCAGGTACACCACAAACAGTTTCGACCGCTGACGGCTGCGTTACTACCGTTGTGTGTG GAGCCCCTATGATCCGAGCAGATGAGAGTGCATCTCATAATTTTACTGTTAAAAACAACGTGGAACTGTGGCTAATGATGTATTGCTACAACACTGTAATTCCCACCTCCTGTTTCTTCTGTGAGGAGAAATTTCACCGTCAACAGGGTACATTATATGCCTTCAACTTAGTAATTCCAGGAAACCCTTTCGGGTTAGACGTTCGCGCTAAGGGAAGGTACTCTTTCGTTGAAGAGGTTGCCAGGGACGACGCGGCATTCAGGATGTTGTGGGTTCTCCTACAAAAAATGGGTAAGAAAATCAGAGACTTCAACTACCTTCGCGCTAGGGACTTGCAGCGACAAAACACAAAGCTTCAAGAACAGGTAATGATGCTTGAGGAGAAGATACAGAAACTTGAATGGGATTACGAGAACAGCGTTTACAATGTCACCCCCTAG
- the LOC130978172 gene encoding uncharacterized protein LOC130978172, with the protein MTWQVRREPISNSFNCTCMRMESFGIPCVHIVAVCVRLDLGELPESLVLRRWSKTAKIHPENENIEHYIADRSVTYRTRLGAFSQLCKRLARVACMSDDDFKVYSNKLLSDAVLLEIKYDLRPGNNDHATATENGLKDPVRVRTKGTGRCSQPGASAAKKKKKCSSCEKLGHRRTRCPNEVTQAATTTQNANKGGQKRKRAKVTF; encoded by the coding sequence ATGACCTGGCAGGTCCGTAGGGAGCCTATTTCCAATAGCTTTAATTGCACATGTATGCGGATGGAGTCGTTTGGTATTCCATGTGTGCACATTGTGGCTGTGTGTGTTAGGCTAGACTTAGGAGAACTTCCTGAAAGCCTAGTCTTGCGTAGGTGGTCCAAGACAGCGAAGATACATCCCGAAAATGAAAATATTGAGCACTACATTGCTGACCGAAGCGTGACATATAGAACAAGGTTGGGAGCGTTCTCACAGCTGTGCAAGCGGTTAGCCCGGGTGGCTTGCATGAGTGATGATGACTTTAAGGTTTACTCGAACAAGCTTTTATCCGATGCGGTTTTACTTGAAATAAAGTATGACCTTCGACCAGGAAACAATGATCACGCAACAGCAACTGAAAACGGATTGAAGGACCCAGTTCGTGTTAGAACTAAGGGTACGGGTCGGTGCAGTCAACCCGGTGCTTCTGCTgccaagaagaaaaaaaagtgcAGTTCTTGCGAGAAACTCGGGCACCGGAGGACTCGATGCCCTAACGAGGTCACGCAAGCTGCGACAACAACTCAAAATGCTAACAAAGGAGGACAGAAACGCAAGAGAGCAAAGGTTACATTCTAA
- the LOC130967638 gene encoding protein FAR1-RELATED SEQUENCE 5-like → MFDTGVEADRDLSDWEASGASTVLGFLGLEGLQAEHILEMEFSTPEKASNFYNNYSRLKGFSSRRGKIVRNTFDEIVRYTFVCNRQGFREKKWLEKVDRKREHKVVTQCGCLAKMRIKREDGSGKWYVSRFVEEYNHELAFDKLVDYLRSHRKISEVEVAHLTSMREIGISIPKIYESFAAQLGGFNLVTFTKQDMYNEVRKQRGLQGGDVNATIRYLEGLARTDGRMFWRYKVGAGQHLCNLFWSDGCCHEYYSVFGDVLAFDAMYGRNKYNLPVVVFSGVNHHNQTCVFGTAMVSCESHESYIWIL, encoded by the coding sequence ATGTTTGATACGGGAGTAGAGGCAGACCGTGACTTATCCGACTGGGAAGCCAGTGGGGCTTCAACTGTGCTGGGTTTTTTGGGTTTGGAAGGGTTGCAAGCCGAGCATATCCTTGAAATGGAATTTTCTACACCTGAGAAGGCAAGCAACTTCTATAACAACTACAGCCGACTAAAGGGCTTTTCCTCAAGGCGCGGTAAGATAGTTAGAAACACTTTCGATGAGATTGTGAGGTACACGTTCGTTTGTAACAGGCAAGGGTTTCGAGAGAAGAAGTGGTTGGAAAAGGTTGATCGCAAAAGGGAGCATAAGGTTGTAACCCAATGCGGATGTCTTGCAAAGATGAGGATAAAGCGGGAAGACGGTAGTGGGAAGTGGTACGTGTCTCGTTTCGTCGAGGAGTATAATCATGAACTAGCGTTCGACAAGCTTGTGGATTATCTACGCTCACACAGGAAGATATCTGAGGTAGAAGTTGCTCATCTAACAAGCATGAGGGAGATTGGGATTAGCATTCCAAAGATTTATGAGTCATTTGCAGCACAACTTGGGGGTTTCAACTTGGTTACATTTACGAAGCAAGATATGTATAACGAGGTGCGGAAGCAGCGAGGGCTCCAGGGTGGGGACGTAAATGCAACTATAAGGTACTTGGAAGGTCTGGCACGTACGGATGGGAGAATGTTTTGGAGGTATAAGGTGGGGGCAGGACAACACCTGTGCAACTTGTTTTGGAGCGACGGTTGTTGTCATGAATATTATTCCGTGTTTGGCGATGTGCTAGCATTTGATGCTATGTACGGCCGTAACAAATATAACCTCCCTGTTGTTGTGTTCTCCGGAGTAAACCACCACAACCAGACCTGCGTTTTTGGAACGGCCATGGTTTCATGCGAGTCACATGAATCTTACATTTGGATCCTTTAG